One region of Epilithonimonas zeae genomic DNA includes:
- a CDS encoding T9SS type A sorting domain-containing protein produces the protein MKTKLLLVMLALFSWGAKSQNINFPDANFKAVLLSSSPSNTIAKDLSGSYISIDANGDGEIDSLEAQMISGLDVSSSNITQLDGLDYFVNLNYINCNNNDLTSLDLSGFEQLSVYCDNNKLTSMNYPKYLDILSCQNNLLTSFNYRGFADGINLSNNLFTTLDFSGGIPYVLNLSNNSKLESINLKSFSVVNTLNIDNSPNLKMICVNESDKNKVQNIVNTNGYINCNVSVACEGNYYINFNNSILKTKLLSADSTNEIAKDLNGNYTKIDINNNGEVEYSEAANISEIKINNSNLDAFDELYYFSNLTSLVLTEGTIQKIRLDLYPKLKHLDLNNNKLSEISNYSPNTLPLEYLNVSNNSISYENFLTKLSNLKYLDISNNPNLVKLEFTQNVNLSYLKMDNLTKIRNDSNGILGMNKTKLVTLSANNCNFISLPFTGIATLENLYVSKNKLSSINTVTGVPNLKVLDCSSNVIESIYFSPTSKIEELYIQNNKLTGLNISVLSQLSKMALFNNPITTISCKNNGHESIISLEGKTPFYNTNFNNICVDDNQITEIKNQLASEGKSSVIVSSDCPNCEIITFADAYFKNVLLTSPYASLDLNGNRFKIDSNHDGEIDVCEALQLKQIYISNSGISSMDEIKYFTNLEYLDVSNAINGTSPNTTLTSLDLSKNVKLKHLELRSLSLTALDLTQNLDLEYLSLVEKIPTIDLSKNVKLTHLDFGSNYLTSIDLTKNINLTFLNIYGLFSTLDLSKNVNLKTLRCDFNVNLTDLDISKNINLTELSCSGNGLIKSLDFSQNTKLEYLGCYNTSISVLDVNKNPNLKYVACGVSYSASNPQNGNALTTILAKNGANESLFDNNTFAPNLKYICVDEFQINDVKNQISDDVVSINTYCSFTPGGNFNTITGTAKIDTDNNGCDSTDNPFEYLKLKIDDGTNSGETFVQNDGKYEFYTKAGNFNIVALAENPTLFTVSPANFSTTFANANNNVFTQDICVTANGSQNDAEVVIAPLTSARPGFDAVYNLVWRNKGNTTLSGKVIMNYDSNKMTFQSSSLPYSILSNGSIEFNYTDLKPFANTASEITFKINTPTDSTNPVNMGDVLAFNAQITPTNADITPEDNLFGFNHTVVNSFDPNDIVCLEGETVPVSTVGKYLHYVINFENTGNAEAENIVVKMEVDPNEFDINTLQLQNASASVDTKIVGNQVEFAFKKIKLQSGGHGNVLLKMKSKSDLVEGDTVNNVAEIYFDYNFPIETNDYVTTIYNASDVLAAKINYSASNFSQNNYPINFDASLSTGNITGYQWEFLGNPSISSSTDVKPVVTYNTPGNYTAKLTVFDSNGASSSRTITFSVGGNVADLSTGKNSENNFIEIDADEDDWKGYDINGVEITPKVRHTYTGWSYADIGNGRSSQWITLNNLEGYYTYKSREFTIPDNATDAKLNLRSLSFVRNWTYLVKVNPDGSETETEITKTQWMNDGFKGWLNSRSPKVDNYSLSPGRYYIKVFLYSNNNMVRQSIDVNAIVSCSEGLIFANKMVQKEPTLDVENSKNLEVQVYPIPTKGLINIISDEKINAVEVYDAAGRIIQKQIHSAASKESKVNISASKGIYYLKIKTNKGDSIKKIIKE, from the coding sequence ATGAAAACAAAATTACTCCTAGTGATGTTGGCTCTCTTTTCTTGGGGAGCCAAGTCACAAAATATCAATTTTCCTGATGCTAATTTTAAAGCAGTCCTTCTATCATCTTCCCCAAGTAATACCATTGCAAAAGACCTCAGCGGAAGCTATATCTCAATAGACGCTAATGGAGATGGAGAAATTGATAGTTTAGAGGCACAAATGATAAGTGGGCTAGATGTTTCATCTTCTAATATTACCCAACTCGATGGATTAGATTATTTTGTAAATCTGAATTATATTAATTGTAATAATAATGATCTTACAAGCCTTGATCTTTCAGGATTCGAACAGCTATCAGTTTATTGCGATAATAATAAGTTAACTAGTATGAATTATCCTAAGTATCTGGATATATTATCTTGTCAAAACAATCTATTGACAAGTTTTAATTATAGAGGCTTTGCTGATGGAATAAATTTGAGTAACAATTTGTTTACAACATTAGATTTTTCTGGAGGGATACCATATGTATTGAATCTGTCAAATAATTCTAAATTAGAGTCAATCAATTTGAAAAGTTTTTCAGTTGTTAACACTTTGAATATTGATAATAGTCCAAATTTAAAAATGATTTGCGTAAACGAGTCAGACAAGAATAAGGTTCAAAATATTGTTAATACAAATGGTTATATCAATTGTAATGTAAGTGTTGCATGCGAAGGGAATTATTACATTAATTTTAATAATTCTATTTTAAAAACCAAGCTTTTGTCTGCTGATAGCACTAATGAAATAGCAAAAGATCTAAATGGTAATTATACCAAAATAGATATCAATAATAATGGTGAAGTCGAATACTCAGAAGCAGCAAACATAAGCGAAATCAAAATTAATAATTCAAATTTAGACGCTTTTGATGAGTTATATTATTTTTCGAATTTGACATCATTGGTGTTAACGGAAGGTACTATTCAGAAGATTAGACTGGACTTGTATCCTAAGCTGAAGCATCTCGATCTAAATAATAATAAATTGTCCGAAATCTCCAATTATAGTCCGAACACTTTGCCTTTAGAATACTTGAATGTCTCTAATAATTCAATTTCGTATGAGAATTTTTTAACAAAACTTAGTAATTTGAAATATTTGGATATTTCAAATAATCCGAATCTGGTTAAATTAGAATTTACTCAAAATGTAAATCTTAGCTATTTGAAAATGGATAATTTAACCAAAATTAGAAATGATTCTAACGGAATTTTGGGAATGAATAAAACAAAGTTGGTAACACTAAGTGCAAACAACTGTAATTTTATTAGCTTACCATTTACAGGAATAGCTACTCTAGAAAACCTTTATGTTTCAAAGAACAAGCTAAGTTCTATTAATACGGTAACAGGAGTACCAAATCTAAAAGTGCTGGATTGCAGTAGCAATGTAATTGAAAGTATCTATTTTTCTCCCACTTCTAAAATTGAAGAACTATACATACAAAATAATAAACTAACAGGATTAAATATAAGTGTGTTATCTCAACTATCAAAGATGGCTTTGTTTAATAATCCTATTACAACCATTAGTTGTAAAAATAATGGACATGAATCTATCATCTCTTTGGAAGGGAAAACACCTTTTTATAACACAAATTTTAATAATATTTGTGTTGATGATAATCAGATTACGGAGATCAAAAACCAATTGGCAAGTGAAGGAAAATCAAGCGTTATAGTTTCTTCAGATTGTCCTAATTGTGAAATAATAACTTTTGCCGACGCATATTTTAAAAATGTATTACTTACATCACCATATGCTTCTTTAGATCTGAATGGAAATCGATTTAAAATAGATTCGAATCATGATGGTGAGATTGATGTTTGTGAAGCTCTTCAATTAAAACAAATCTATATATCCAATTCTGGCATCTCTTCAATGGATGAAATAAAATATTTTACTAATCTCGAATATCTTGATGTTAGTAATGCCATAAATGGAACAAGTCCTAATACAACTTTAACATCATTAGATCTAAGCAAAAATGTGAAACTTAAACATCTTGAGCTAAGAAGTCTATCTTTGACAGCACTTGACTTAACTCAAAATTTAGATCTTGAATATTTAAGCTTAGTCGAAAAAATTCCAACGATAGATTTAAGTAAAAATGTCAAACTTACACATTTGGATTTTGGCAGCAATTATTTGACATCTATAGATTTAACAAAGAATATAAATCTTACTTTTCTGAATATTTATGGTTTGTTTTCAACATTGGATTTAAGTAAAAATGTTAATCTCAAAACCTTGCGATGTGATTTTAATGTTAACTTAACAGATTTAGATATCAGTAAAAATATAAACCTTACAGAATTAAGTTGTTCTGGAAATGGTTTAATAAAATCATTGGATTTTTCCCAAAATACAAAACTTGAGTATCTGGGTTGTTATAATACTTCTATTAGCGTATTAGATGTAAATAAGAACCCTAATTTAAAATATGTTGCGTGTGGAGTGAGTTATTCTGCTTCCAATCCACAGAATGGAAATGCATTAACAACTATTCTTGCAAAAAATGGAGCTAATGAAAGTCTCTTTGATAACAATACTTTTGCACCTAACTTAAAATACATTTGTGTTGATGAGTTTCAAATTAATGATGTGAAAAATCAGATTTCAGATGATGTTGTTTCTATCAACACTTACTGCTCATTCACACCAGGCGGAAACTTCAACACCATCACAGGAACAGCAAAAATTGATACTGATAACAACGGTTGTGATTCTACAGATAACCCATTCGAATATCTAAAATTGAAAATTGATGATGGAACTAATTCTGGAGAAACTTTTGTCCAAAATGATGGGAAATATGAGTTTTATACAAAAGCAGGTAATTTTAATATAGTTGCGCTTGCAGAAAATCCAACTCTGTTTACCGTTTCTCCAGCTAATTTTTCTACCACTTTCGCAAATGCTAACAATAATGTCTTCACGCAGGATATTTGTGTAACAGCTAACGGAAGTCAAAATGATGCAGAAGTAGTAATTGCACCGCTGACCAGTGCAAGACCAGGGTTCGATGCTGTTTATAATTTGGTGTGGAGAAACAAAGGAAACACGACTTTATCTGGAAAAGTGATAATGAATTACGATTCCAATAAGATGACTTTCCAGAGCAGTTCTTTACCCTATTCTATATTAAGCAATGGATCGATTGAATTTAATTATACCGACCTGAAACCATTTGCTAACACCGCTTCGGAAATTACATTCAAAATCAATACACCAACAGATTCAACTAATCCTGTGAATATGGGAGATGTACTGGCTTTTAATGCACAGATTACGCCTACCAATGCAGACATTACTCCAGAAGATAACCTTTTTGGTTTCAATCATACTGTTGTTAACTCTTTTGATCCCAATGATATTGTTTGTTTGGAAGGAGAAACAGTTCCTGTGTCAACAGTGGGTAAGTACCTGCATTATGTCATCAATTTTGAAAATACAGGAAATGCAGAGGCGGAAAATATTGTAGTGAAAATGGAAGTAGATCCAAATGAATTTGATATTAATACATTACAATTACAAAATGCCTCAGCAAGTGTTGATACCAAAATCGTTGGAAACCAGGTAGAATTTGCATTCAAAAAAATAAAATTGCAAAGTGGAGGCCACGGAAATGTCTTGTTAAAGATGAAATCGAAGTCCGATCTTGTCGAAGGTGATACGGTTAATAATGTAGCAGAAATCTATTTTGATTATAATTTCCCGATTGAAACCAACGATTATGTAACCACTATCTATAATGCAAGTGATGTTCTTGCTGCTAAAATCAATTATTCGGCATCCAATTTCAGTCAAAATAATTATCCAATTAATTTTGATGCAAGCCTTAGTACAGGTAATATTACAGGTTATCAATGGGAGTTTTTAGGAAACCCATCAATCAGTTCAAGTACAGATGTGAAACCCGTGGTTACTTATAACACGCCAGGAAATTACACAGCGAAATTGACCGTTTTTGACTCCAATGGAGCGTCTTCTTCACGGACAATTACTTTCAGCGTTGGAGGAAATGTCGCAGATTTGTCAACCGGTAAAAATTCTGAAAATAACTTCATAGAAATTGATGCAGATGAAGATGACTGGAAAGGTTATGATATCAATGGTGTTGAAATCACTCCGAAAGTAAGACACACTTATACAGGCTGGAGCTACGCAGATATAGGAAACGGAAGAAGCAGCCAATGGATTACGCTTAACAATTTGGAAGGTTATTATACTTACAAAAGCAGAGAGTTTACAATTCCGGATAATGCAACCGATGCTAAACTTAATTTAAGATCATTATCATTCGTAAGAAACTGGACATACCTTGTGAAAGTAAATCCTGATGGAAGTGAAACTGAAACCGAAATTACAAAAACACAATGGATGAATGATGGGTTCAAGGGTTGGTTGAACAGCAGAAGTCCGAAAGTTGATAACTATTCTCTGTCTCCGGGCAGGTATTACATCAAGGTGTTTTTATATTCCAATAACAATATGGTAAGACAATCCATAGATGTGAACGCTATTGTGTCCTGTTCGGAAGGATTAATATTTGCCAACAAAATGGTTCAGAAAGAACCGACTTTGGATGTTGAGAATTCTAAAAATTTGGAGGTGCAAGTTTATCCGATTCCAACCAAAGGATTGATTAATATTATTTCTGATGAAAAAATTAATGCTGTCGAAGTCTATGATGCTGCAGGAAGAATTATACAAAAGCAAATACACAGTGCGGCTTCAAAAGAATCTAAAGTTAATATTAGTGCTTCAAAAGGAATTTATTATCTGAAAATAAAAACCAATAAAGGAGACTCAATTAAGAAAATTATTAAGGAATAA
- a CDS encoding catalase — MDNKKKLTNSVGSPYYEHQDSQTVGPRGPVLLQDFILQENLAHFVRERIPERIVHAKGSGAYGAFTVTHDISKYTRAKLFSKVGNSCKMFARFSTVGGEMGSADTERDPRGFALKFYTEDGNWDLVGNNTPVFFIKDAKKFPDFIHTQKRVPKTNLKSKTMVWDFWSLNPESLHQVLILMSDRGTPHGYRHMHGFGSHTFSMINENNERTWVKFHFKTQQGIKNFSDDEATKMKGENPDFSQEDLVNAIEKGDFPKWTLYIQTMTEQQAKEWRWNPFDVTKVWFQDEFPLQEVGVMELNEVPRNYFVHVEQAAFAPSHLVDGISFSPDKMLQGRLFSYADAHRYRLGVNSHQLEVNKCPFAVNNFQRAGFMADDSDYGDKPNYYPNSFSDVEPSESHKSFDYDLDNNHVANYNRNQNDDDHYTQPGLFYTKALNQEARTALVNNIVGHMSGIDGPKRDEIINRQLCHFFRANIELGMRVAQGLGVNIDANAMNHTK; from the coding sequence ATGGACAATAAGAAAAAACTCACCAATTCTGTAGGCTCGCCTTACTACGAGCATCAGGATTCACAAACTGTTGGACCAAGAGGTCCGGTACTTTTACAAGATTTTATTCTTCAAGAGAATCTTGCTCATTTCGTAAGAGAAAGAATTCCCGAAAGAATTGTTCACGCCAAAGGTTCTGGTGCTTATGGAGCTTTTACTGTGACTCACGACATTTCTAAATATACGAGGGCAAAATTGTTTTCTAAAGTTGGAAATTCTTGTAAAATGTTTGCTAGATTTTCTACCGTTGGTGGAGAAATGGGAAGTGCTGACACAGAAAGAGACCCAAGAGGTTTTGCTTTGAAATTCTACACTGAAGATGGAAACTGGGATTTGGTTGGAAACAACACACCGGTTTTTTTTATTAAGGACGCCAAAAAATTTCCAGATTTTATCCATACGCAAAAACGTGTTCCAAAAACCAATCTGAAAAGCAAAACAATGGTTTGGGATTTTTGGTCTTTGAATCCAGAATCTCTTCATCAGGTTTTAATTCTGATGTCGGACAGAGGAACGCCTCACGGATACAGACATATGCATGGATTTGGTTCTCACACTTTTTCTATGATTAATGAAAATAATGAAAGAACTTGGGTTAAATTTCATTTTAAAACACAACAAGGCATCAAGAATTTTTCTGATGATGAAGCCACAAAAATGAAAGGCGAAAATCCGGATTTTTCTCAGGAGGATTTGGTAAATGCTATCGAAAAAGGAGATTTTCCAAAATGGACGCTTTACATCCAGACAATGACGGAACAACAAGCGAAAGAATGGCGTTGGAATCCGTTTGATGTAACTAAAGTTTGGTTCCAAGATGAATTCCCGTTACAGGAAGTTGGTGTAATGGAACTGAATGAAGTTCCAAGAAACTACTTCGTTCACGTAGAGCAAGCGGCTTTTGCGCCAAGTCATTTGGTGGATGGAATCAGTTTTTCACCGGATAAAATGTTACAAGGAAGATTGTTTTCTTACGCCGATGCTCACAGATACAGATTAGGCGTAAATTCTCATCAGCTTGAAGTTAACAAATGTCCGTTTGCTGTCAATAATTTCCAAAGAGCCGGCTTTATGGCAGACGATTCTGATTATGGTGACAAACCGAATTATTATCCCAACAGCTTCAGTGATGTAGAGCCAAGCGAATCTCACAAATCTTTTGATTATGATTTAGACAACAATCACGTTGCCAATTACAACAGAAATCAAAATGATGACGACCATTATACACAACCTGGATTATTCTATACAAAAGCTCTGAATCAAGAAGCAAGAACAGCTTTGGTCAATAACATTGTTGGACATATGAGCGGAATCGATGGACCAAAACGAGACGAAATCATAAACCGCCAGCTTTGTCATTTCTTCCGTGCTAATATCGAATTAGGAATGAGAGTCGCACAAGGACTTGGTGTCAATATTGATGCAAATGCGATGAACCATACTAAATAG
- a CDS encoding hydrogen peroxide-inducible genes activator: protein MNIQQLEYLIAVDKYKHFGKAAQACFITQPTLSAMIQKFEDELDVKVFDRTTHPIRTTDAGGEIIKEAQKVIDSVMELKNKANFLNNILAGKLNLGIIPTVSSYILPNEIFSFLKKNPQIELNIKEMTTESIIKSLKSGELDAGIISTPYSAADEFYQDFLFNEELMLYSAGQEEGTKKDCFVVPEDIDVNKVWLLEEGNCLRTQFENICHLKENSLKPNNLEFLASNVNTLIQMVDKVGGITILSEMGVQQLSSEQKTKVSRFIKPFPYREMSVIYYKPTYKQKIIDELISEIRISMEQRLNYYKDPENYTSIKPE from the coding sequence GTGAACATACAACAACTAGAATATCTGATTGCAGTAGATAAATATAAACATTTTGGTAAAGCTGCGCAAGCTTGTTTTATAACTCAGCCAACACTTAGCGCAATGATTCAGAAATTTGAAGATGAGCTTGATGTGAAAGTTTTTGATAGAACAACGCATCCCATCAGGACGACAGATGCAGGTGGTGAAATCATCAAAGAAGCGCAAAAAGTAATCGATTCTGTAATGGAATTGAAAAACAAAGCGAATTTCCTGAATAATATTCTTGCAGGAAAATTAAATCTCGGAATCATCCCGACAGTTTCCAGCTATATTTTACCAAACGAAATTTTTAGTTTTCTTAAAAAGAATCCTCAAATCGAACTGAATATCAAAGAAATGACGACAGAAAGTATCATCAAATCTTTGAAATCCGGAGAATTGGACGCAGGAATTATTTCTACGCCTTATTCTGCAGCAGACGAGTTTTATCAGGATTTTCTTTTCAATGAAGAGTTGATGCTTTATTCTGCGGGTCAGGAAGAAGGAACAAAAAAAGATTGTTTCGTCGTTCCGGAAGATATTGACGTGAACAAAGTCTGGCTTTTGGAAGAAGGAAACTGCCTGAGAACACAATTCGAGAATATCTGTCATCTGAAAGAGAATTCTTTGAAGCCTAATAACTTAGAATTTTTAGCTTCCAATGTCAATACATTAATTCAAATGGTTGATAAAGTAGGCGGAATTACGATTTTATCAGAAATGGGTGTTCAGCAATTGTCATCGGAACAGAAGACTAAGGTTTCAAGATTCATCAAGCCTTTCCCTTATCGAGAAATGAGTGTGATCTATTATAAGCCAACTTACAAGCAAAAAATCATCGATGAGTTGATTTCTGAAATCAGAATATCAATGGAGCAAAGGCTTAATTATTATAAAGATCCGGAAAATTATACGAGCATTAAACCTGAATAA
- the recJ gene encoding single-stranded-DNA-specific exonuclease RecJ: MSQKWIYKTEPDEEIVDGLISSIGFGTLESKILVMREIDNYQKAREFFKPNGTDIHNPFLMADMQKAVERIATAIENGEKILVYGDYDVDGTTAVALMYLYLSKIVDKKYLDFYIPDRNVEGYGISDEGIYFAKDNGFSLIIALDCGIKSVDKIDLANSVGVDFIICDHHLPGDELPKAIAVLDPKRKDCRYPYKELSGCGVGFKLCQGLNTIYKIPESELFELTDLLAISIASDIVAMTGENRVLAMQGLKFLRKTRKFGLRLLIPEEKLAHFEISNIVFDIAPKINAAGRISHAKASVELMISDNLKQAQQIVDEIINLNDERREMDINITQSAMSQALELQKTECFSTIVYDPSWNKGVIGIVASRLIENYFKPTLVFTEGNNGELVASARSVSDFDIHGALEHCSDLFMKFGGHQAAAGLSMEKEKFEEFKIRFENYVKNNIQDHQKEPTIYIDSVVNPEDLNREFINFHRKLAPFGPQNMKPILVLKNVKVNGYVRLMGKESTHLKFNILQPNTGRNVECVGFRFGQFADNFKTKTFDLAFTIEENHWKGNVSHFLNIRDVKFHD; encoded by the coding sequence ATGAGTCAAAAGTGGATTTATAAAACCGAGCCTGATGAAGAAATTGTTGATGGACTGATTTCTTCGATTGGTTTTGGAACTTTAGAATCCAAAATCCTGGTGATGCGTGAGATTGATAATTATCAAAAAGCACGTGAATTCTTCAAACCAAACGGAACCGACATCCATAATCCTTTTCTAATGGCTGATATGCAAAAAGCGGTAGAACGCATTGCAACAGCAATAGAAAACGGCGAAAAAATATTAGTTTACGGCGATTATGATGTAGATGGAACAACGGCTGTTGCGCTGATGTATCTTTATCTAAGTAAAATTGTCGATAAAAAATACCTCGATTTTTATATCCCTGACAGAAATGTTGAAGGTTATGGCATTTCCGATGAGGGAATTTATTTCGCAAAAGACAATGGATTTTCTTTGATTATTGCATTAGACTGCGGAATAAAGTCGGTTGATAAAATCGATTTGGCCAATTCTGTGGGTGTAGATTTTATTATTTGTGATCACCATTTACCCGGCGATGAACTTCCGAAAGCAATTGCTGTTCTGGATCCAAAAAGAAAAGACTGCAGATATCCTTATAAAGAACTGAGTGGTTGCGGCGTTGGTTTCAAACTTTGCCAAGGACTGAATACAATTTATAAAATCCCTGAAAGCGAGTTGTTTGAATTGACCGATCTTTTGGCAATCAGCATCGCTTCTGACATTGTTGCAATGACAGGTGAAAACCGGGTTTTGGCAATGCAAGGTTTGAAATTCCTTAGAAAAACAAGAAAATTTGGATTAAGGCTTTTGATTCCTGAAGAGAAATTAGCGCATTTTGAAATCTCGAATATCGTTTTTGATATTGCACCAAAAATCAATGCTGCAGGAAGAATTTCACACGCAAAAGCTTCGGTAGAATTGATGATTTCTGACAACCTGAAACAAGCTCAGCAAATCGTTGATGAGATTATCAACCTGAATGACGAACGTCGTGAGATGGATATCAACATCACACAATCGGCAATGAGTCAAGCTTTGGAATTGCAAAAAACCGAATGCTTCTCAACCATTGTCTACGATCCTAGCTGGAACAAAGGCGTTATTGGCATTGTAGCTTCCCGTTTGATTGAAAATTATTTCAAACCGACTTTGGTTTTTACTGAAGGTAATAATGGCGAATTAGTGGCTTCCGCAAGATCTGTGTCAGATTTTGACATTCACGGAGCGTTGGAACATTGTTCTGATCTATTCATGAAATTTGGTGGACATCAGGCTGCGGCAGGACTTTCTATGGAGAAAGAAAAATTTGAGGAATTCAAAATTCGTTTTGAGAATTATGTGAAAAATAACATTCAGGATCATCAGAAAGAACCGACAATCTATATCGACAGTGTTGTAAATCCTGAAGATTTGAATCGTGAGTTCATCAACTTCCACAGAAAATTAGCACCATTCGGACCTCAGAATATGAAGCCAATTCTGGTTTTGAAAAATGTGAAAGTTAATGGTTATGTAAGATTGATGGGGAAAGAAAGCACGCATTTAAAATTCAATATTTTGCAACCTAACACGGGACGAAATGTAGAATGTGTTGGTTTCCGTTTTGGACAGTTTGCAGACAATTTTAAAACTAAAACTTTCGATTTGGCATTCACCATCGAAGAGAATCATTGGAAAGGCAATGTTTCTCATTTCCTGAACATACGAGATGTAAAATTTCACGACTAA
- a CDS encoding T9SS type A sorting domain-containing protein: MKKTLFSLAIAFLSVSLSAQQKISFEASEGYNLGSVIGQKEWTVKTDNVPNSSFQVVSGKATDGNNSVEVTSTNAYTENMTYLFKKIPEYKRLSVSADVKLEKLDSSEYYMLSLYYNNNGNYSWAGGFNFLISGNFYADNDLNFQALGTWVPGKWYNLKIEIDHVGEKNIKYYLDNQLVHTSPLSSKVVRANDLNFEFDNDGSGFIVDNIIIKDMDFLEVSNDVVKTEVNVFPNPASDFINIKSNEVIKSVKLYNASGALVKTENNNSSKIDISALPKGNYIISIETESGIETKKIIKE; this comes from the coding sequence ATGAAGAAAACTTTATTCTCTTTAGCAATTGCTTTTTTATCAGTTTCATTATCGGCTCAGCAGAAGATTTCTTTTGAAGCTTCGGAAGGTTATAATCTTGGAAGTGTTATTGGTCAAAAAGAATGGACGGTAAAAACGGATAATGTTCCAAACAGCAGTTTCCAGGTCGTTTCTGGAAAAGCTACAGATGGCAATAATTCTGTGGAAGTCACAAGCACGAATGCCTACACAGAAAACATGACTTATCTGTTCAAAAAAATCCCGGAATATAAAAGACTTTCTGTTTCTGCAGACGTGAAATTGGAAAAACTGGACAGTTCAGAATATTATATGCTGTCATTGTACTATAACAATAATGGTAATTATTCTTGGGCTGGTGGATTTAATTTTTTAATCAGTGGAAATTTTTATGCTGATAACGATCTCAATTTTCAAGCGCTCGGAACATGGGTTCCAGGGAAATGGTATAATCTAAAAATCGAAATCGATCACGTCGGCGAAAAAAATATAAAATATTATCTTGACAATCAATTGGTTCACACCTCTCCACTAAGCTCCAAAGTTGTAAGAGCTAATGATTTGAATTTTGAATTCGATAATGATGGAAGCGGTTTTATTGTTGATAATATCATTATAAAAGACATGGATTTTCTTGAGGTTTCTAATGATGTTGTGAAAACAGAAGTTAATGTATTTCCGAATCCGGCTTCAGATTTCATCAATATCAAATCTAATGAAGTCATCAAATCTGTTAAATTGTATAATGCTTCCGGAGCTTTAGTCAAAACAGAAAATAACAATTCATCAAAAATTGATATTTCTGCTCTTCCAAAAGGAAATTACATTATTTCTATCGAAACCGAATCTGGAATCGAAACTAAAAAAATCATCAAAGAGTAA
- a CDS encoding LytR/AlgR family response regulator transcription factor, producing MITAVLIDDDHNLRNGMRAMLALYAPEINILGEANSVKTGTKLIEEHNPKIVFLDIMMNDGSGFDILEQLNKKYGKISSHIVFVTAHEKFAIKAFRFSALDFLLKPIDPEELQSVIRKIKNITDNSSENKTIELLLENISKKADSFKKIALSTSDGIHLFEIKDIIRCESVDNYTKFHFKNHKTVLISKTLKEYEELLSDQGFERIHQSHLINLNELKSYIKKDGGFVIMSDNVQVPVSQRKKERLQEVIGRL from the coding sequence ATGATAACAGCTGTTTTAATAGACGATGATCATAATCTCCGTAATGGGATGAGAGCAATGCTGGCGCTGTATGCTCCTGAAATCAATATTTTAGGTGAAGCAAACAGTGTGAAAACCGGAACTAAACTAATCGAGGAACATAATCCGAAAATTGTTTTTCTGGATATTATGATGAACGATGGTTCTGGCTTTGATATTCTGGAACAGCTCAACAAAAAGTATGGAAAAATCTCTTCTCATATTGTTTTTGTAACAGCGCACGAGAAGTTTGCTATAAAAGCATTTCGGTTCAGCGCTTTAGATTTTCTTCTGAAACCGATTGATCCGGAAGAGTTGCAAAGCGTCATTCGGAAAATTAAAAATATCACAGATAATAGTTCTGAAAATAAAACGATAGAACTTCTGTTGGAAAATATCTCGAAGAAAGCAGATAGTTTCAAAAAAATTGCTTTGTCAACGTCGGATGGAATTCATCTTTTTGAGATTAAGGATATTATCCGCTGTGAGTCTGTTGATAATTATACCAAATTTCATTTTAAAAATCACAAGACAGTACTGATTTCCAAAACATTAAAAGAATATGAAGAATTGTTATCTGATCAAGGTTTTGAAAGAATACATCAATCCCATCTCATTAATCTAAATGAACTGAAGTCCTATATCAAAAAAGATGGCGGATTTGTCATCATGTCGGATAATGTACAAGTTCCTGTTTCTCAAAGAAAAAAAGAAAGATTACAGGAAGTGATTGGAAGATTATAA